The genomic interval TCACGGCCAAGGAGATAGCCGAGGACGTCCGCGTCGTCAGCGTCGTGGAGGAACCCGACCGCGCGACGTACCACGAACTCGCGGGAGCCGACGAGGTGCTCTCGCCCCGCTCCCTGCTCGGGGAGAGCCTCGCGCGGAAGGTGACGACGGCCGTCTCGACGGAGCTCGGCGACGCCATCGAACTCGGGGAGGACTTCGACGTGGTGGAGCTCCCCGTGCGTCGGGGGAGCGACCTCGTCGGGACGACGCTCGCCGAGAGCGGCCTGCGCGAGCGGGCCGGGGTCAACGTCATCGGCGCGTGGTTCGAGGGGGAGTTCGAGAGCCCCCCGGACCCGAACGCCGTCCTCGACGGCGGCACCGTCCTGCTCGTCACGGGCCGCGAGAGCCAGCTCGAACGGCTCAAGGAGCTGACGCTCGGGGACGTGCGGACGTTCGGCACCGGGAAGACGGTCGTCGTCGGCTACGGCGAGGTCGGCCGCCGGGTGACGGACGCGCTCGACAGCGACGGCCTGCCGAACACGGTCGTTGACCGCCGGGACGCGGAGGGGGTGGACGTGGTCGGCGACGCGACTGACCCGGGGACGCTCGAACGCGCCGACCTCTCGGACGCGAACTCCGTCGTGCTCGCGCTGCCCGACGACACGACGGCGGAGTTCGCCACGCTCGTCGTCCGCGACCTCGCGCCGACCGTCGAGGTCATCGCCCGCGCCGAGGAGACGGAGGCGGTGAAGAAGATGTACCGGGCCGGCGCGGACTACGTCCTCTCGCTCGCGGCCATCACCGGCCGGATGGCCGCCTCGGCCGTGCTGGAGGACGAGGACGTGCTCTCGCTCGACAGCCAGGTGGACGTGGTCCGGACCCGGGCCCCGAAGCTCGCGGGCAAGACCCTCGCGGAGGCCGACGTGCGCGCCCGAACCGGCTGTACCGTCGTCGCCGTCGAGCGGGACGGCGAGGTGGTCACCGACCTCGGGCCGGAGTTCCG from Halosegnis marinus carries:
- a CDS encoding potassium channel family protein codes for the protein MNTWLRRTALYSVGLVGVMVAYALAYDYGMTAFETEPVTRLHSLQVVVETFTTTGYGSDSPWLSPEMNVLVILMDLTGVVLIFLALPVFVFPLLQDALSTTVPTSVEELSDHVVICGYNARTDTLIDEMSSWDVEYVVVEPNRARATDLYEDGYSVILADPDSIEGLEAARVADARAVVADLSDEVDTSIVLTAKEIAEDVRVVSVVEEPDRATYHELAGADEVLSPRSLLGESLARKVTTAVSTELGDAIELGEDFDVVELPVRRGSDLVGTTLAESGLRERAGVNVIGAWFEGEFESPPDPNAVLDGGTVLLVTGRESQLERLKELTLGDVRTFGTGKTVVVGYGEVGRRVTDALDSDGLPNTVVDRRDAEGVDVVGDATDPGTLERADLSDANSVVLALPDDTTAEFATLVVRDLAPTVEVIARAEETEAVKKMYRAGADYVLSLAAITGRMAASAVLEDEDVLSLDSQVDVVRTRAPKLAGKTLAEADVRARTGCTVVAVERDGEVVTDLGPEFRIRRGDGVIVAGTDEGVNRFTELLG